The DNA window AATCTATCATGTTGCTCTCTTCCTGAGCATACGCCCTCCAGAACTTGAGCTGCAGGTAGCTGATGGGGGAGGTGCACCGAGCCACACATATTAGCAACAGGTTGGACAACATGACAGAGGTGATGAGCAGCCAACCCAGAATCTGTGGTCACCATAAAACATAGTATGGATTTACAGTCAGGTTTAGGAGATGTTAAAATGAGTTTAAACACCATTTGTCACACATTATTAGGTGAAATTAAAGGAAACGAGAGAACAATGTTTTATGCAACTTTGCATGTTATTGGCTACAACTGACAAAGAGAAGTAACAGAAAACTGTCTGAATTTCAATAATGGACTGTAAGGATATGTCAGCATGTCAAGGCTGAGTGTCTCTGTCCTGTGTGGTGAATTTGCCTGACTACAGCAAGTGTTTTTTCAGGTCTTGTGTCCCCAGGCGTACACTGTTTCACATGAATAACAAAGAGTTTTTTTAGACACCATGTAAGGTTTTTTCCTTTGATCCAGGTAGATAGGGTGGAGCCGCTTGACACTGAATCTCTAATAAAATggcaacacatactgtatgtctgacagagtattatatatatatatatatatatatatatatatatatatatatatatatatatatatatatatttatatagtatCATAGCCTATTCTCATCATTATACCCACATCTAAGTCTGCTAAGACAAATTCATCAACATTCAACTACATTCATCATTCAACTTCTTTGTTACTTTATTAACGTTAATATCGTAAAATAAAATTCCCCTTATTGGAAGAGTAGTGTTTAATGGGAATAAGCAGAGTAGGAGCACATCAGCACTGACCTGAGACTGGGCTCTCAGGGTGAGCAGAACATCCTTTATGTCAGCCTGCGGTACACTGCTGCCTGTCCCACAGGGGAACCTGTACAGCTCCTTCTGACAATGGACCAGAGAGTTCTTATCTCCACACAGAAGCTTGATGTAAGTGCTCACATTGGTCCCGGTCATTGCACACTCATAGTAGTTCCCGTTGAGCAGAGCCACAGCAATCCAGCTGGAAGGCGCTACCAGCGCGGTGATGCTGATGTTGACGAAGGCAGCCAGCCTCCTCCAGCGGCACAGCTTGGCCCTGCGCTGGCACAGACCCGTCAACAGCTTCCACGTCTTCTTACTCAGGATGtaacccagcagcagcagagccagaGCGGGCACCAGCAGGAACACCATGCCGTACAGGAAGTTCAGCTCATTGCAGGGACAACTGAACACCACTGAGGAGAAGATCTGCTCCCCTCCTGCTGTCAGCAGGGCGACCAACCCGAAACCAAAGTTGGTCTGTTTGTTGGCAATGTTCAGAGCCGTCTTAAACTTATCCATCTCTGATTGCTGTGTAACAGATCGACTGTTTTCAAACGGTCACACTTTCACTTCCACCTTTGTCAAAGCCCCGCCATCCCAACCACCAGCACCCACAGCTGTCAGTAACTGTGCTCACCATGGTTTATTTATAGGAAGGCTATTATGTATGGAATGCGGATTGTGCCAAAACGTCTTGTTCGGCATTCGCATTAATACATCAAATTTGTACGTCTTACGACAGAAAAGTATGGAAAGCAAAGCAgttcaaaaataaatttttttaacacacataatacacataATTCTGAGCCATTTGGCCACTTGCTCAGGTTGAATGGGTGAGTGTCAGAAGTTCCCATTGGCTGCTGAGCACCAGGGTTAAACCCTTTCTGTAAGTCTAGGCCTACCGCCATTTAACATGCTAAGGAGCCTCTtatttctttgtccttttcttcttttttttatgtagcctataaaaataaaatatttatttggatTGCAGTTTTATGACttaaattattttccttttgctcCACTACTGCCTTTTTgggtaaacaaacacattagtGGACATTCTAGCTTTAACACCATCCATCAAACTTTAGTTTTCtatctttaaaaacattaacaattgTGTGGGAAAAAGTTACAGTAGTGGTACTAGCTCAATGCTGGTTTAGGATACAGACCATTGTAATCAATATCTGTCTTTGGAAAATGACAAACTTTTTTGagcattttaatttaacttagGGCTTAACTAATTGGCTAAACACTATTTCTAAGGTAAATGGCTTTAATAAGAATTTTCAAGATGGTCTAGGACTTTGGCACAGTAGTGTACATCTACTGTCAGGAAATCCAAATCAAATTACTATCTGACCAAATTAAAAGCTCTCATTTTAATCCTGAAAGTCTTTGGAAGGCTGTGGATTCCATCAAAATGGGTATAGCCAGGTGCTAAATCTATTCAGATGTAATTTTCCACTTAAATTTGGTGTAGTTCttaaaattgtttaaatgttaataCATGTGTTCATTGTTGCTTTCTCTTGAGTGTaatattgtttatgttttttcttttaaatcattttggtGTTAAAGAATCCAACAAACTTTAGCACATGAGCTGTTCATTTAAATGACTCAGTAGCTCatgcactcactcactcagaaTATGGGCATAATACTGacctgtattgattttattttactttcgaATTTGCTGCTATACGTATaggacatatgtatgtgtatttataatAAAAGATGTAACATGATTATCATTTATGACATTTACCTGGGTTACCATTCTATTACTCATAAGGATGATATCCTGCCATTCATAAATGTGTCTTGTGTCTTTCAGCAACTGATGAGACTGAGTTTGAACATGGAAGCATTACATTGGTAACAAACAATAGTTTCTTTAGGAAGAAATTAGTACAGAAAAGTAATTAAGACAGAAAAGATCTGGGGTGGGAGTGAAGTGTCATGCCAATGACATCACCTCTTCCGCCCTTACAGAAGACTTTAAAACAAAAGGGAAACATCTTGTACGCtggtcattcattcatctaTTAATTATTCATCGCTGTACTCATCTTTagtcatggttgcatttatgcatttgtttgttcagtgttgtaagtagtgataataataaatgtttcacgTATAAAGATCGTTGCCTTTGATTTCTGTAACTTACATTCAGTCACTTTACATATCCGttccttgttttacctcttgctacctgattTCAGGTTAAATCCCTCACAAAGATAATTTGTGCGTTATCTTTTGACTGATCAAGAGAAACGGtttagtgtaaaactgagctaaattttaacaacattaaatAGTGGAAAAATTAATTCAATTGCTGCTGCTTCGTATTCATTGCAGGCAGAAACACATAGATTTCCTACATATGTCTGATAAGTGCCTAATCTCTGAACAAAAAATAGGCCTGTTTAGTCATGCACCATTATTGGTGATAATGTGTTCGTTTACCCAAAAAGGCAGTAGTGgagcaaaaggaaaataatttaaGTCATAAAACTGCaatctaaatattttatttttataggctacacaaaaaagcaagaaaaggtCAAAGAAATGAGAGGCTCCTTAGCATGTTAAATGGTGGAAGGCAACCCCTAGGCTTACAGAAAGGGTTTAACCCTGGTGCTCAGCACCCAGTGAGAACTTATGACACTCACCCGTTCAAACTAGACAAGTGGCCAAATGGTTTAGAACTTTGTGAAATTGATGTCTGAGATCACACATTGTTAACATGTTGTTAATGTGTGAAAAATCAACGCGTTAACAACACGTTCAAACCCATTAACACATTGTGGTGTCAACGTGTAAAATGATTTTCCATTTTGATTGTCTTATGGTGTTTATAAATCCCTTTATAGTGGTCACTACAGTGGACAGCTATTCAAAAGCCGTTTTCTTGTAAATGCATGGGTTTTGATGATGTAGTTGCACATCAGCCACTACAGTGGATGCTAGTTTGTCATCCCATACACTGCCACCCACTGGCCAGCTGTTTTAAGTGCAACACCATTTTCTCAAAACCAAAATGCCCAACGGATGGCCAGAAACGCTGAGCAGCTCAGGAACATCTTGCCAATCCTTGTATAGTAGGAGACCCTTGCAGGTAAATGCTTGGCAACCTCAAGTAACAACTAAAGAGTATGTTTCTGTCCAATAAATTGGACATCATGCATTGCTGGCTATATTTAAACTACAATTCATACTCTTACTTTGAGTGTGAACTTTGTTGCTTGTTACTTTGTTGTCTTGTTCATCTGCAGTAACATTTTGGCAGTAAAATCTAAAAGAGGCATCATACTAATTTGTTTAGGGCCTTCCTGCTTCTGGATTGTGGAGGTGATAATCCTGACACATAGTGCTCTGGCACATGGaatacaacaacaaccacaagtTATAATAATAGCTGCAAAAGTAGCAAGAGATAGTAAAATACCAAATTTAAATTACAAGTAACACTCCTAATACAGTTGTAACCGCTGCCCCCTTAGGACTGCCCCACATCCCCATCTTATGACTGGAACTTTTCTATTTCTTTGTACTGAAACAGCAACCTCTGTTTCAGGAGATTAAAACCCTCTATATCACTTCACAGTCTTTTCCTTCAGGATGTGACGTCATCTTCAACTTCAGGCTGGGAATTGTGTTCGTCCAGCACACTCTTCTATGACCTAGAGGAGAAGTTACTAGCACTTCCCCTCCTGCAGCTAACAGTGTGATTCCTCTCGGGGTACAGGGGTTGTACCTTTCGACCACAGACCAGAGGATTATTCTGCCTCTTTTGTTGGGGTCTGGGTGTTCTCCGACTCAGCCGAGCCGGTGCTTTCAGCTTGTAGTTGCCGTAGATCTGCTCCGATCTCCTCCAAACTCTGTCCTGGCTCCTCGGCCACCGTGCACTGGCTCCAGTGGAACCAGGTGTCGCCTTTATCTTTTACCCGGACCGCATGTGATGTTCTCTCTGTGACCTCGAATGGTCCTGTCCACCTGGGCTCTGACCACTTCCTTTTGTTGACTCTCAGTGATACCCACCAGGCTGTGGGTAGAGTGGATCCTTCTGTCAGCGCCTGCCTTTCGCCAACCTGTTTGGAGAAATCTGAGACAAGAGCTTGTAATTCGTTAAAATATGTCTTgtgttccattttttccccttcttcccCTAGTCCCAGAGTGGCACTGGGCCCCGGAAACTGTCTTCCTGTCAGCAGCTCATATGGTGTAAACCCTGTTCCTTGATTGAGGGAGCTCCTGATTGTCATCAGGGCCAGGGGTAATGCATCCACCCaattcagttttgtctgtgCACAGATTTTAGCcaatttttgtttgatgtt is part of the Siniperca chuatsi isolate FFG_IHB_CAS linkage group LG9, ASM2008510v1, whole genome shotgun sequence genome and encodes:
- the calhm6 gene encoding calcium homeostasis modulator protein 6 codes for the protein MDKFKTALNIANKQTNFGFGLVALLTAGGEQIFSSVVFSCPCNELNFLYGMVFLLVPALALLLLGYILSKKTWKLLTGLCQRRAKLCRWRRLAAFVNISITALVAPSSWIAVALLNGNYYECAMTGTNVSTYIKLLCGDKNSLVHCQKELYRFPCGTGSSVPQADIKDVLLTLRAQSQILGWLLITSVMLSNLLLICVARCTSPISYLQLKFWRAYAQEESNMIDSYSAKHAKELAERNLKSFFNQTLPENIITPSNKDWEKISSLYKFNTKDHYYSTLHQYVENCQETSSGMMRMDSVKSSEPADNNPAVLHFVDDGRMVL